One region of Lusitaniella coriacea LEGE 07157 genomic DNA includes:
- a CDS encoding GPW/gp25 family protein — protein sequence MTVSNSFLGTGWSFPPEFQHETGQVAMVSDEVDIAQSLEVILSTRLGERLMYPNFGCELSQFLFEEVRQGTITSIKGIVSDALLYHEPRIKVERISISESEQKTGLLLISIDYLIRATNSRFNRVYPFYLNEATIAR from the coding sequence ATGACAGTAAGTAATTCATTTCTAGGAACGGGTTGGAGTTTTCCTCCAGAGTTTCAGCACGAAACGGGTCAGGTTGCAATGGTTTCTGATGAAGTGGATATTGCACAGAGTTTGGAAGTTATTTTATCTACGCGATTGGGGGAACGATTAATGTACCCCAATTTTGGGTGTGAGTTGAGCCAATTTTTGTTTGAGGAAGTTCGACAAGGAACGATTACAAGTATTAAGGGAATTGTTTCTGATGCGCTGCTCTATCACGAACCTAGGATTAAAGTCGAGCGTATTTCTATTTCTGAGAGCGAACAGAAAACGGGACTATTATTAATTAGCATCGACTATCTCATTAGAGCCACAAATTCGAGGTTTAATCGCGTTTATCCGTTTTATCTGAATGAGGCAACGATCGCGCGATGA